In one Xylanivirga thermophila genomic region, the following are encoded:
- a CDS encoding carbohydrate ABC transporter permease yields MSSKIRKVLLYIILALFSIIFILPFVYALYTSFLELQDVDKIVGFNRMTMDNYKTLITNYPIGKWYRNTIIMTAIILLGNCFTNTMAGYALSKLKFKGQRFIFFIVLATMMVPYQMILIPVYIMMAKIGWLNSFASLTVPYLYQCLYIFLMRQFYASIPNELLEAARIDGLTKAGAFFKIVMPLSKSAMVTMMIISFTGTWNSYMIPSTFVSKEDMYVLTVGLNTTKDLFFDRTNLTMAGVVLTTIPVIIFFLIFQKQYVQGIATSGLKS; encoded by the coding sequence ATGTCATCTAAGATAAGAAAGGTTTTATTATATATTATATTGGCCTTATTTTCTATTATATTTATCCTTCCTTTTGTTTATGCACTATACACCTCTTTTTTAGAGTTACAGGATGTGGATAAGATTGTGGGCTTTAACCGTATGACCATGGATAATTATAAGACCCTTATTACAAACTATCCCATTGGTAAATGGTATAGAAATACAATCATAATGACTGCTATCATTCTCTTAGGTAATTGCTTTACCAATACCATGGCAGGTTATGCCCTATCTAAGCTCAAATTCAAAGGCCAAAGATTTATATTTTTTATAGTATTAGCGACAATGATGGTTCCGTATCAGATGATCCTTATTCCAGTTTATATAATGATGGCTAAGATAGGATGGCTAAATAGCTTTGCGTCCCTTACCGTACCATATCTCTATCAATGCCTTTATATATTTTTGATGAGGCAGTTTTATGCTTCTATTCCCAATGAACTTCTAGAGGCAGCTAGGATAGACGGATTGACAAAGGCTGGGGCATTCTTTAAAATTGTAATGCCACTATCAAAATCGGCAATGGTTACAATGATGATTATATCCTTTACCGGGACATGGAATAGCTATATGATACCCAGTACTTTCGTAAGTAAGGAAGATATGTATGTATTAACAGTAGGATTGAATACTACTAAGGATCTATTCTTTGATCGTACAAATCTGACTATGGCCGGAGTAGTACTTACTACCATTCCAGTTATTATATTTTTTCTAATATTCCAGAAACAATATGTACAGGGCATTGCAACTTCAGGATTAAAATCATAA
- a CDS encoding carbohydrate ABC transporter permease, with product MQNVQKQKRDMLDSDSFVGWLFSAPFLILWISWFLYPFIQSFSLSFQSFDFLNPDNAKFVGLENYKNLFQNNPEFYKALWHSVQIVLIAVPVQTIIALLLAGALNKDIKGQGFFRTVYVMPNITSGIAAATVFMILFRQDHLITRVLSTVFKLPNETWTANVNLALPFVIILYIWQQVGFFMIIYLAGLQDIPKELYEASTVDGANGWQRFHNITVPMLRPVTFFVVTVGTINAFQIFDQVAAISRYGVLGSPAGATSTLLTYFYQHGIRYTEDMGLGSASVIVFFLIILAITLLQKKLLDEKEEV from the coding sequence ATGCAAAATGTACAAAAACAAAAAAGGGATATGTTAGACTCAGATAGCTTTGTTGGTTGGCTTTTTTCAGCTCCATTCTTAATATTGTGGATTAGCTGGTTTTTGTATCCTTTTATTCAGTCGTTTTCATTAAGCTTTCAGAGTTTTGACTTTTTAAATCCTGATAATGCTAAATTTGTAGGGCTTGAAAACTACAAAAATTTGTTTCAAAACAATCCGGAATTTTATAAGGCATTATGGCATTCAGTACAAATTGTTCTTATAGCAGTACCTGTTCAGACTATTATTGCTTTATTATTGGCAGGTGCCTTGAATAAAGACATTAAGGGACAGGGCTTTTTCCGAACAGTATATGTAATGCCAAATATCACCTCTGGAATTGCTGCTGCTACAGTTTTTATGATCCTTTTTAGACAGGATCATCTAATAACTAGGGTTTTATCGACTGTTTTTAAACTGCCAAATGAAACGTGGACTGCTAATGTTAATCTGGCCTTGCCTTTTGTGATCATATTGTATATTTGGCAGCAGGTAGGCTTTTTTATGATTATTTATTTAGCAGGCTTGCAGGATATACCAAAAGAATTATATGAGGCAAGTACTGTAGATGGGGCTAATGGGTGGCAGAGGTTCCATAACATTACTGTACCTATGCTAAGACCAGTGACCTTTTTTGTAGTAACGGTGGGTACCATAAATGCATTCCAAATATTCGATCAAGTAGCTGCCATCTCAAGATACGGAGTATTGGGCTCCCCTGCTGGGGCTACCAGCACACTTTTAACGTATTTTTATCAACATGGAATTCGGTATACGGAAGATATGGGATTGGGCAGTGCTTCTGTAATAGTGTTCTTTCTTATTATACTTGCTATCACTTTATTGCAAAAGAAATTATTGGATGAAAAGGAGGAGGTATAA
- a CDS encoding ABC transporter substrate-binding protein, with product MKRSFRVVSLVLALCMLLVLAMTGCGKNEDNKQADVSQDNTQNGDKTSDEKDEKKEEEKEESKDITIRYGLWGSQAELDIQKENAKNSEEVYPGLKIEVQAYPDSETFWNKLPAEVAAKTAPDIVKLTNEGYYEYVAKGMLVPIDDAVKEANIDLGIYGDSAKGIWTVDDKIYGLPLSVAPAMFIVNKDMWDAAGLKEYPKTWDEVKEAAKALTKDGVKGIVINDHEYHITNYALSFGGGWGNGKTINSEGNVKAIEFIVDMYKEGLAISPKQAGFGWDGEVFANKKGAMTTGGWWYIGYLKEAAPDINYEILPMPEGTTKGCTMHSDAMVVMKDAQDKVAAVKAAAYLTREEAQKKLMEGVGINPAIPELSDQYYEVNPQTKAVQPMVEYAKDFGYPADTKKFNDALVNAVDDLIFNNSNREVKDYLDEIQEKFNK from the coding sequence ATGAAAAGATCTTTTAGAGTTGTTTCATTAGTGCTGGCCTTATGTATGTTACTGGTTTTGGCAATGACCGGTTGTGGCAAAAATGAGGACAATAAACAAGCTGATGTATCACAAGATAATACTCAAAATGGAGATAAAACATCTGATGAGAAGGATGAGAAAAAAGAAGAAGAGAAGGAAGAATCAAAGGATATTACTATACGCTATGGATTATGGGGTTCTCAAGCTGAATTAGATATTCAAAAGGAAAATGCAAAGAATAGCGAAGAGGTATATCCGGGACTAAAGATTGAAGTCCAGGCATATCCCGATAGTGAGACGTTCTGGAACAAGTTACCTGCAGAGGTAGCTGCAAAAACAGCACCTGATATAGTAAAACTGACTAATGAGGGATATTATGAATATGTAGCAAAGGGTATGCTAGTTCCAATAGATGATGCTGTAAAAGAAGCAAATATAGATTTGGGTATATATGGTGATTCTGCAAAAGGCATATGGACTGTAGATGATAAGATTTATGGGTTGCCCCTTAGTGTAGCTCCCGCCATGTTCATAGTAAACAAGGATATGTGGGATGCAGCAGGTCTTAAAGAATATCCAAAGACTTGGGATGAAGTAAAAGAGGCTGCTAAAGCACTTACTAAAGATGGGGTAAAAGGTATTGTAATAAATGATCATGAATATCATATAACAAATTATGCATTGTCATTTGGAGGCGGCTGGGGAAACGGCAAAACAATAAATTCTGAAGGCAATGTAAAGGCTATTGAATTTATAGTAGATATGTATAAAGAAGGATTGGCTATCTCTCCGAAACAAGCAGGTTTCGGTTGGGATGGTGAAGTGTTTGCAAACAAAAAAGGTGCCATGACAACAGGTGGTTGGTGGTATATAGGCTATCTGAAAGAAGCGGCTCCTGATATCAATTATGAAATACTCCCCATGCCTGAGGGCACAACGAAAGGTTGTACCATGCATTCAGATGCTATGGTAGTGATGAAGGATGCCCAGGATAAAGTAGCGGCTGTTAAAGCTGCGGCATATCTAACTCGAGAAGAAGCACAGAAGAAGTTGATGGAAGGCGTAGGTATAAATCCTGCTATTCCAGAGCTGTCGGATCAGTATTATGAGGTAAATCCTCAGACCAAAGCAGTGCAGCCTATGGTAGAGTATGCTAAGGACTTTGGATATCCTGCCGATACCAAGAAGTTCAATGATGCCCTGGTCAATGCCGTTGATGATTTAATATTCAACAATAGCAATCGTGAAGTAAAGGATTATCTAGACGAAATCCAAGAAAAGTTTAACAAGTAG
- a CDS encoding response regulator transcription factor, protein MKILIVDDELLVRVGLKSSIDWQQYGMEIVGEAENGVQALEQIRYLEPDIIFLDIKMPGMSGIDVMKRMKDENLKGKVIILSSFDDFELVKEAMKLGALEYIHKPRMRSEDIIEILKEIRDDAQLSYFLTDKTLMEDSIRRLIDGEAYNKQNIGIKGPCFSCLVFSVSNYHRIKQRYKDSDTKILESSIINILGEVLSNYEDIQILHYDRNLYVILIGFNNIVSQQKMLSRLDEISRLVKDALKKFLDIELYIGISDIVNNYENIHMAFMQAYKAHNLNFYAQGSSVVRYGEIKNRDDGKIKKIDGAVEELKAYIVRNDMDSFKSHLMALTDLLQDTKALSEEKVKRIFNGFIFLIKDSSSSLQEMDRINQCETLKDLNDTFDSIIGNYICNRDNLNKNQTSNYLIKKAIRYISDNYNKDISLNALSDNLNISPSYISRLFKEEMNQGLFDYINEFRIEKAKQLLKDPELKVYEVSTMVGFKSAVHFNIVFNKYIGMSPTQYRQQYMQL, encoded by the coding sequence ATGAAAATTCTTATAGTGGATGATGAGTTGTTGGTAAGGGTAGGATTAAAATCCTCAATTGACTGGCAGCAGTATGGTATGGAAATAGTAGGTGAAGCAGAAAATGGTGTTCAAGCATTGGAGCAGATCCGTTATTTAGAGCCTGATATAATTTTTTTAGATATAAAGATGCCCGGCATGAGTGGTATCGATGTAATGAAACGCATGAAGGATGAAAATCTAAAGGGAAAAGTTATTATACTAAGTAGTTTTGACGATTTTGAATTGGTCAAGGAGGCAATGAAGTTAGGGGCATTGGAGTATATACACAAACCTAGAATGCGTTCTGAGGATATTATAGAGATATTAAAAGAGATAAGAGATGATGCACAATTAAGCTATTTTTTAACTGACAAGACTTTAATGGAGGATAGTATAAGACGATTGATAGATGGAGAAGCATATAACAAGCAGAATATTGGTATAAAAGGTCCTTGTTTTAGCTGCTTAGTATTTTCAGTATCCAATTACCATAGGATTAAACAGCGCTATAAAGATTCTGATACAAAAATTTTAGAATCATCCATTATAAATATCTTGGGAGAGGTTCTTTCAAATTATGAAGATATCCAGATTCTGCACTATGATAGAAATCTATATGTTATATTAATCGGGTTTAATAATATTGTAAGCCAACAAAAAATGCTCTCACGTTTAGATGAAATTTCTAGATTAGTGAAGGATGCATTGAAAAAATTTCTTGATATAGAGTTGTATATAGGCATAAGTGATATTGTAAATAATTATGAAAACATCCATATGGCTTTTATGCAGGCCTATAAAGCCCATAACCTCAATTTTTATGCCCAGGGCAGTAGTGTGGTGAGATATGGTGAAATTAAAAATAGAGATGATGGGAAGATAAAGAAAATAGATGGGGCGGTAGAAGAATTAAAGGCCTATATAGTACGTAATGATATGGATAGCTTTAAGTCCCATCTTATGGCATTAACGGATTTATTGCAGGATACAAAGGCATTGTCAGAGGAGAAGGTAAAAAGGATATTTAATGGTTTTATATTTTTAATCAAAGACAGCTCTTCCAGTCTTCAGGAGATGGACAGGATAAATCAATGTGAAACCCTTAAAGATCTAAACGATACATTTGACTCAATTATAGGAAATTATATATGCAACCGGGACAATCTTAATAAAAATCAGACGTCCAATTATTTGATAAAAAAGGCCATTCGCTATATATCTGATAACTATAATAAGGATATTTCCCTCAATGCACTATCTGATAATCTAAATATTAGCCCTTCCTATATTAGCCGATTATTCAAGGAAGAGATGAATCAGGGATTGTTTGACTATATAAATGAATTTAGGATTGAAAAGGCAAAGCAACTTTTGAAAGATCCAGAGCTTAAAGTATATGAAGTATCCACGATGGTAGGATTTAAAAGTGCAGTACATTTTAATATTGTATTCAACAAATACATTGGCATGTCACCCACCCAATATAGACAACAGTATATGCAATTATAA
- a CDS encoding cache domain-containing sensor histidine kinase, which yields MKKWISMFSDLPLRKKLITAFVCFIVVPAIVLGTVFTQISSKVIKETAEKSAVQNSEQIIKNLDTFLGMIIKLSEYPISDAEIRSILAKDYTKVENPVYERKKDFAKVNNFLYEKINSFSNAIDSSVLYRMDGWDISGRSPTDYVNSAYNPSAEDWFKEIIDKEGAGHIVGIHRDYQMSAKEDYVISIGRLIKDPYSKEDLGVIVINVKAENLEHLWMDTKSTSGSRFYLIDEKSRIIYSDFSNELDIDIHEVLNDNEKFLNKSIKTQTISGMTNYLISSVSGISSWTGITIIPKEQLLSYKQYMWRITFISTFLVIILSIIAAVWIATSITGPLNQLNEKMRQVGAGNLDIDIDIKGGEVGEISMTAQKMLNEIKELIRRIYEQEAEKRDVEMLALQSQINPHFLYNTINVIKWMAHMQGVTGIENALENLTSLLYYTFRKEGDFVSIKEEMQFIEDYIAILNLRYYNKFAIEYDIQEEVYQYKTLKFLLQPIIENAVFHGFEGLKERGLIYISIYKWEDQIIFKIQDNGVGMEKEDIESILQKNEEKRKNRFNSIGIPNINKRLKLHFGETHGLSIRSEKGWGTLVTIATPAIKFDERTNGGDI from the coding sequence GTGAAAAAATGGATAAGTATGTTCTCTGATTTACCTTTAAGAAAAAAGTTAATCACTGCTTTTGTATGTTTTATTGTTGTCCCAGCAATAGTGCTAGGAACAGTATTTACCCAGATAAGTTCAAAGGTAATAAAGGAAACAGCTGAAAAATCAGCAGTACAAAATAGCGAGCAGATTATTAAGAATTTGGATACATTTTTGGGAATGATAATAAAGCTTTCCGAGTATCCCATTTCAGATGCTGAAATAAGAAGTATTCTTGCCAAGGATTATACCAAGGTAGAAAATCCAGTTTATGAGAGAAAAAAGGACTTTGCAAAAGTCAATAATTTTTTATATGAAAAGATCAACTCATTTTCAAATGCGATTGATTCTAGTGTCCTTTATCGTATGGATGGCTGGGATATTAGCGGACGCTCACCAACAGATTATGTAAATAGTGCTTATAATCCTAGTGCTGAAGATTGGTTTAAAGAGATCATTGATAAGGAAGGTGCAGGTCATATAGTAGGTATCCATAGGGATTATCAGATGAGCGCAAAGGAAGATTACGTCATATCTATAGGTAGACTTATAAAAGATCCTTATTCAAAGGAGGATTTAGGGGTTATAGTTATAAATGTAAAAGCAGAAAACCTAGAACACTTATGGATGGATACAAAAAGTACGTCTGGGAGCCGATTCTATTTAATAGATGAAAAGTCCCGAATCATATATAGTGATTTTTCCAATGAATTAGATATTGATATTCATGAGGTCTTGAATGATAATGAAAAATTTTTAAATAAATCTATTAAGACTCAGACTATATCTGGAATGACTAACTATTTGATCTCTTCCGTATCTGGCATATCTAGTTGGACTGGAATCACTATTATACCTAAAGAACAGCTGTTATCATATAAACAATATATGTGGCGCATAACTTTTATAAGTACGTTTTTAGTCATTATTCTTTCAATCATTGCCGCAGTTTGGATTGCTACTAGTATCACAGGTCCATTGAATCAATTGAATGAAAAGATGCGACAGGTAGGTGCGGGAAACTTGGATATTGATATAGATATAAAGGGTGGAGAAGTTGGGGAAATAAGCATGACGGCGCAAAAAATGCTCAATGAGATAAAGGAATTGATACGTAGAATTTATGAACAGGAAGCGGAAAAGAGGGATGTGGAAATGCTAGCTCTCCAAAGTCAAATAAACCCTCACTTTTTATACAATACTATAAATGTAATCAAGTGGATGGCACATATGCAGGGAGTTACGGGAATAGAGAATGCTTTAGAAAATTTAACCTCTTTACTTTACTATACTTTTCGAAAGGAAGGAGATTTTGTTTCCATTAAAGAGGAGATGCAGTTTATAGAAGATTATATTGCCATATTGAATCTTCGATACTATAATAAGTTTGCTATAGAGTATGATATTCAAGAAGAGGTCTATCAGTATAAGACTCTTAAATTCCTATTACAACCTATTATAGAAAATGCGGTATTTCATGGATTTGAAGGCCTTAAAGAGAGGGGGCTAATATATATATCTATATATAAATGGGAAGATCAAATAATATTTAAAATACAGGATAATGGTGTGGGTATGGAAAAGGAGGACATAGAGTCCATCCTGCAAAAAAATGAAGAAAAGCGAAAAAATCGTTTTAATTCTATTGGTATTCCCAATATTAATAAAAGATTAAAGCTACACTTTGGAGAGACCCATGGCTTATCTATTCGAAGTGAAAAGGGATGGGGAACGCTTGTTACTATTGCTACCCCAGCTATTAAATTTGATGAACGTACTAATGGAGGTGATATATAG
- a CDS encoding HDIG domain-containing metalloprotein produces the protein MANIVPTREQAYKLLTDYNKTEGLIKHALAVESVMLHFAELFGETDTQKWRIIGLVHDLDYEMYPDEHCKKTREILEGENWPEEYIHAIESHGWKICTDVEPVDKMEKVLYTIDELTGLITATALMRPSKSIADLGVKSVKKKWKQKSFAAGVNREIIKEGAEMLAMDLNEVIEETIKGMQKVAADIDLG, from the coding sequence ATGGCTAATATTGTACCTACTAGGGAGCAGGCATATAAATTACTTACTGATTATAATAAAACGGAAGGACTGATAAAACATGCATTGGCAGTTGAATCTGTAATGCTACATTTTGCAGAGCTATTTGGAGAAACGGATACTCAAAAATGGCGCATCATAGGGCTAGTGCATGATCTTGATTATGAAATGTATCCTGATGAACATTGTAAAAAGACTCGTGAGATATTGGAAGGAGAAAACTGGCCTGAAGAGTATATTCATGCCATAGAGAGTCATGGCTGGAAGATATGTACAGATGTTGAACCAGTTGATAAGATGGAGAAGGTGCTCTATACAATAGATGAACTTACGGGTCTTATTACAGCTACTGCCCTTATGCGCCCTAGTAAGAGTATAGCGGATCTTGGAGTAAAATCAGTTAAGAAAAAATGGAAGCAGAAGAGTTTTGCTGCAGGTGTGAACAGGGAAATAATCAAAGAAGGTGCTGAAATGCTGGCCATGGATTTAAATGAGGTAATAGAAGAAACAATAAAGGGTATGCAAAAAGTAGCCGCTGACATTGATTTAGGCTAA
- a CDS encoding Gfo/Idh/MocA family protein yields the protein MIRVAMLSRWHVHADDYAKQIMKNDEAEIVAVWDEDSKRGKRWADEIGVDFEPDLEKLLSRTDIDAVVVNTPTSMHREVIVSAANKGKHIFTEKVMAPTVKECIEIKDAVENGKVKFCISFPQRTFPANLFAKRVVSEKLIGDITLLRIRNAHNGAIANWLPDYFYNAALCGGGAMMDLGAHPMYLSRWLLGEPVSISSVFNSFTEKPVEDNAVSVIEFKNKAIGIVETGFVSTNSMPWLEIYGTQGVLIIGGPEDRVYISSTREDVGTRWVDKDELPKALPMPIEQWIAAITKGEHIEFGLNEGMELTQLMEGAYASFNEGRKISFSTLLR from the coding sequence ATGATTAGGGTAGCTATGCTTAGTAGATGGCATGTACATGCAGATGATTATGCAAAACAGATAATGAAAAATGATGAAGCCGAAATTGTAGCTGTATGGGATGAAGACTCAAAACGAGGGAAAAGATGGGCTGATGAAATAGGGGTGGATTTTGAACCGGATCTTGAAAAACTTTTGTCAAGGACTGATATAGATGCTGTAGTAGTTAATACTCCCACCAGTATGCATAGGGAGGTCATTGTATCTGCAGCTAATAAGGGGAAGCATATTTTTACTGAAAAGGTTATGGCACCTACTGTAAAGGAATGTATAGAGATAAAAGATGCCGTAGAGAATGGAAAAGTCAAATTTTGCATATCTTTTCCCCAAAGGACATTTCCTGCTAACTTATTTGCCAAGAGGGTAGTATCTGAAAAACTCATAGGAGATATTACTCTTCTTAGAATACGTAATGCACACAATGGTGCCATAGCAAATTGGCTTCCTGATTATTTCTATAATGCAGCTTTATGTGGAGGCGGGGCTATGATGGATCTAGGAGCCCATCCAATGTATTTGTCTCGATGGTTGTTGGGAGAACCTGTGTCCATCTCATCGGTATTTAATAGCTTTACTGAAAAGCCTGTAGAGGATAATGCTGTAAGTGTAATAGAATTTAAAAACAAGGCTATTGGCATAGTTGAAACGGGATTTGTATCCACAAACAGTATGCCGTGGTTGGAAATATATGGTACTCAAGGAGTGCTTATTATTGGAGGGCCAGAAGATAGGGTCTATATATCATCTACAAGGGAGGATGTGGGTACGAGATGGGTGGATAAAGATGAGCTGCCCAAGGCTTTGCCCATGCCAATCGAACAGTGGATAGCTGCAATAACAAAAGGTGAACATATAGAATTTGGTTTGAATGAAGGGATGGAGCTTACACAACTTATGGAAGGTGCTTATGCATCATTTAATGAAGGAAGGAAGATATCATTTTCTACTTTATTAAGATAA
- the melA gene encoding alpha-galactosidase: MKKIAFIGAGSFDFTRNLVRDILSYPAFADCTIALMDIDPERLDYSRQAVEKIIKAGAYGANVIATTNRAEVLDGADGVIITILQGGVQVWRHDIEIPKKYGVDINVGDTRGPAGIFRALRTIPVMLDICRDIERYCPNATVLNYTNPMAMLCRAMQGETDVKVTGLCHSVQGTAEMLAGWIGASMDDITYLCAGINHQAWYLDFKWKGKDAYPYIKKAIMSDKNIYNQEQVRNEMFLNLDYYVTESSGHNSEYNPWFRKRQDLIEEYCTSGTGWNPGEYAYILKEYLKREHTWKVDIEEWLEKNDIDLNRGKEYAAGILNAIIGDGTLFKFNGNVRNFGLIDNLPYGCCVEVPVLASKRGFDPIYVGALPRHLAALTGVNAQCEELAVEGAMEGNKKKIFHAICMDPLTSAVLSLNEIREMVDEMFAANKEWLPQFKFD; encoded by the coding sequence ATGAAAAAGATTGCCTTTATAGGAGCGGGAAGTTTTGACTTTACCCGTAATTTGGTGAGGGATATATTATCCTATCCGGCTTTTGCTGATTGTACCATAGCACTTATGGACATAGATCCAGAGCGACTGGATTACAGCAGGCAAGCGGTGGAAAAGATTATAAAGGCGGGAGCTTATGGTGCAAATGTAATTGCGACGACCAATAGGGCGGAGGTACTAGACGGTGCAGATGGCGTTATTATAACCATATTGCAGGGTGGTGTGCAGGTATGGCGCCATGATATTGAAATACCGAAGAAATATGGAGTAGATATAAATGTAGGTGATACTAGAGGGCCAGCTGGAATATTCAGGGCTTTGCGTACTATTCCAGTCATGCTTGATATATGTAGGGATATTGAAAGGTATTGTCCAAATGCCACAGTACTTAATTATACCAATCCCATGGCCATGCTGTGTAGAGCTATGCAGGGGGAGACAGATGTGAAGGTTACTGGTCTATGCCATAGTGTACAGGGAACGGCAGAAATGTTAGCAGGATGGATTGGTGCCTCAATGGATGATATTACATATCTATGCGCCGGTATAAACCATCAAGCGTGGTATTTGGATTTTAAATGGAAGGGCAAGGATGCGTATCCATATATAAAGAAGGCGATAATGTCTGATAAAAATATATACAATCAGGAGCAGGTACGAAACGAGATGTTTTTGAACCTAGATTACTATGTAACTGAGTCAAGTGGACATAATTCAGAATATAATCCATGGTTTAGAAAACGTCAGGATCTTATTGAAGAATATTGTACTAGTGGTACAGGATGGAATCCAGGTGAGTATGCCTACATTCTAAAAGAATATCTAAAGAGAGAACATACCTGGAAGGTAGATATAGAAGAATGGCTTGAGAAAAATGATATAGATTTGAACAGAGGCAAGGAATATGCTGCAGGGATATTAAATGCCATAATAGGCGATGGTACTTTATTTAAATTTAATGGAAATGTGCGTAACTTTGGTCTTATAGACAACTTGCCGTATGGATGTTGTGTTGAGGTACCTGTATTGGCCTCTAAAAGGGGATTTGATCCCATATACGTAGGTGCCCTTCCAAGGCATCTTGCTGCATTAACTGGAGTTAATGCTCAGTGTGAGGAGCTGGCTGTGGAGGGAGCGATGGAAGGAAATAAGAAAAAGATATTTCATGCCATATGTATGGATCCACTGACTTCAGCAGTGCTTAGCTTAAATGAAATACGGGAAATGGTAGATGAGATGTTTGCAGCTAATAAAGAGTGGTTACCACAGTTTAAATTTGATTAA
- a CDS encoding sugar phosphate isomerase/epimerase family protein, whose product MLHTGLVSVSFRQLSPEEIVKLISKAGLESVEWGGDVHVPHGDIRRADEVRKMSEDTGISICAYGSYYRVGLDEGDKNPSFNAVLDTACTLKTECIRVWAGNKGSKDGDMYWREKVIEDSIRIADLAKKEGIKVAYEFHGNTLTDTNESAVKLMQEVDHDNMYSYWQPPVGTSIEYRLEGLKNILPWLQNVHIFHWHGVERMPLAEGADEWRKYIDILSDLPKDRFILMEFVKDDRPEQFIEDAKVLRELLP is encoded by the coding sequence ATGCTTCATACTGGTTTGGTATCTGTAAGTTTTAGACAATTATCTCCAGAGGAGATAGTGAAGTTAATATCAAAAGCCGGCTTAGAATCTGTAGAATGGGGGGGAGATGTTCATGTACCCCATGGGGATATAAGAAGGGCTGACGAGGTTAGGAAGATGTCAGAAGATACAGGTATCTCCATTTGTGCCTACGGTTCATATTATAGAGTAGGTTTGGATGAAGGGGATAAAAATCCATCCTTTAATGCGGTACTTGATACTGCTTGTACCCTGAAAACAGAATGTATAAGGGTATGGGCAGGTAACAAAGGCTCAAAAGATGGGGATATGTACTGGCGGGAGAAGGTAATAGAGGACTCCATAAGAATAGCCGATCTTGCCAAAAAAGAGGGAATAAAGGTGGCATATGAATTCCATGGAAACACCTTGACAGATACAAATGAGTCTGCTGTAAAATTGATGCAGGAAGTAGATCATGATAATATGTATTCCTATTGGCAACCACCTGTGGGTACATCTATAGAATATAGATTGGAAGGATTAAAAAATATACTTCCTTGGCTCCAAAATGTACACATATTTCATTGGCATGGAGTAGAGCGTATGCCTTTGGCAGAAGGGGCAGACGAATGGAGAAAATACATTGATATATTATCTGATCTGCCGAAGGATAGATTTATACTGATGGAGTTTGTGAAGGATGATAGGCCTGAGCAATTTATAGAAGATGCAAAGGTTTTAAGAGAATTATTACCATAA